In a genomic window of Fimbriiglobus ruber:
- the glnE gene encoding bifunctional [glutamate--ammonia ligase]-adenylyl-L-tyrosine phosphorylase/[glutamate--ammonia-ligase] adenylyltransferase, protein MLSTPLPDALRDPARGRRNLDALVGHLGADRAAAVGTLLGRLLPRTADPDMALNNLERLFAQPPARDHLPGLLEARGRALEGLLHLLATSQFFADTLAAYPEAIESVRQPPRRNPSTAELTAQLRADVDATHDDHATLRAIRRFRQLQMLRIGVNDVIRDRPLEEVTRDLARVADACVEVGLQTALRTVGKKFGQPMAGDGREARLAALAFGKLGGDELNYSSDIDLMFVYDHDGETSGKRSGSVPNSEFFARVVTELVRLLSVHTDRGFAYRVDLRLRPSGQRGPLARPFAGTLSYYDAMGRTWERQALIKVRPVAGDLALGREFVKAVEPFVYRKYFSFSEINEVKALKRQMEHRTTKAGADDLDVKTGRGGIRDIEYTVQFLQLLNGGDLPAVRQRNTLMALEALEIAGCLTAQETYILADAYRFLRKTEHRLQLLFDWQTHKLPTSADELRKLARRTGYEDKPPEPTTQPAEAGGPTADAPPAADAATGSDGRPLAAQKRSLLDESPTPTLDTRALLVDPLDHFLKDYHDKTRVDRAILDHLLHQTFAEGDQRAEPESDLILIQDPDDATIRSVLGRYPFRDVPTAYLNLMKLAQEEVPFLSHRRCRHFLASIAPQLLRAVADTPDPDLALNNLERVTASLGGKAVLYELFSSNPPSLKLYVDICASSPYLSGILTNNPGMADELLDSLVLDQPRTADELRSELAELRKGASDLDPILHSFQDKELVRIGVRDLLGKDTVRQTTAALSDLADTILNAVFDLVEPTVRAKYGEPTIEPASPGNGKPAPCRYVVLGLGKLGGREISYHSDLDLVVVYEGDGMTTRGPAEGGPDSTTTNFHFFTELSQRAIKALSQSEPLGRLYAVDMRLRPTGKSGSLVVPLAEFRRYFAGASCQLWERQSLTRSRAVRGAEAFADEVTQAVRAAVLGRPWAAKLVDEIRTMRDRLEANAGPRNLKRGPGGLVDIEFLVQLLQLKYGREHPEILRPNLWDALDAIAAAGLLPRDEAAALREGYSFLRMVEARLRIVTDRPLTEIPESAEDREKLARRLGFDAQGGKSAADRFAEAHARVAADVRRLYRTITDRERTP, encoded by the coding sequence ATGCTCTCTACCCCTCTACCCGACGCCCTCCGCGACCCCGCCCGCGGGCGGCGGAACCTGGACGCGCTCGTCGGCCACCTCGGCGCCGACCGCGCCGCTGCCGTCGGCACCTTGCTCGGGCGGCTGCTGCCACGGACGGCCGACCCGGACATGGCGCTCAACAACCTCGAACGGCTGTTCGCGCAGCCGCCCGCCCGCGACCACCTGCCGGGTCTGCTCGAAGCCCGCGGGCGGGCACTCGAAGGCCTGCTCCACCTACTCGCGACCTCCCAGTTCTTCGCCGACACCCTGGCCGCGTACCCGGAAGCCATCGAGTCCGTGCGGCAGCCCCCGCGGCGCAACCCGTCCACGGCCGAACTCACCGCCCAGCTCCGCGCGGACGTCGACGCCACGCACGACGACCACGCCACCCTCCGCGCGATCCGCCGATTCCGACAGCTTCAGATGCTCCGCATCGGCGTCAACGACGTGATCCGCGACCGCCCGCTCGAAGAAGTGACCCGCGACCTCGCCCGGGTCGCCGACGCCTGCGTCGAGGTCGGGTTGCAGACCGCTTTGCGGACGGTCGGGAAGAAGTTCGGCCAGCCGATGGCGGGCGACGGGCGGGAGGCCCGGCTCGCCGCGCTGGCGTTCGGCAAGCTCGGCGGGGACGAACTGAACTACTCCAGCGACATCGACCTGATGTTCGTCTACGACCACGACGGCGAGACGTCCGGAAAGCGGTCCGGATCGGTCCCGAACTCCGAGTTCTTCGCCCGCGTGGTCACCGAACTTGTCCGCCTGCTGTCCGTCCACACCGACCGCGGGTTCGCGTACCGGGTCGACCTGCGGCTCCGCCCGAGCGGGCAGCGGGGGCCGCTCGCCCGGCCGTTCGCCGGCACCCTCTCGTACTACGACGCGATGGGCCGGACGTGGGAGCGGCAGGCGCTCATCAAGGTCCGCCCGGTGGCCGGCGACCTGGCCCTCGGTCGCGAGTTCGTCAAGGCCGTTGAGCCGTTCGTCTACCGCAAGTATTTCAGCTTTTCCGAGATCAACGAGGTCAAGGCGCTGAAGCGACAGATGGAACACCGGACGACCAAGGCCGGGGCCGACGACCTCGACGTGAAGACCGGCCGCGGCGGCATCCGCGACATCGAGTACACCGTCCAGTTCCTTCAACTCCTGAACGGCGGCGACCTCCCGGCCGTCCGCCAGCGGAACACGCTGATGGCCCTGGAGGCGCTCGAGATCGCCGGCTGCCTGACGGCCCAGGAGACGTACATCCTGGCCGACGCCTACCGGTTCCTGCGGAAGACCGAACACCGCCTGCAGCTCCTGTTCGACTGGCAGACGCACAAGCTCCCGACCTCGGCCGACGAACTACGCAAGCTCGCGCGGCGGACGGGCTACGAAGACAAGCCCCCGGAACCGACGACCCAACCGGCGGAGGCCGGCGGCCCCACGGCAGATGCACCGCCGGCGGCGGACGCGGCGACGGGCTCGGACGGCCGGCCGCTGGCGGCGCAGAAGCGATCGCTCCTCGACGAGTCGCCCACGCCGACGCTCGACACTCGGGCATTACTGGTGGACCCGCTCGACCACTTCCTCAAGGATTACCACGACAAAACCCGCGTCGACCGGGCGATCCTCGACCACCTTCTTCACCAGACGTTCGCCGAGGGCGACCAGCGGGCGGAGCCGGAGTCCGACCTGATCCTGATTCAAGACCCGGACGACGCGACCATCCGCTCGGTCCTCGGCCGGTACCCGTTCCGCGACGTGCCGACGGCGTACCTGAACCTGATGAAACTGGCCCAGGAGGAGGTGCCGTTCCTGTCGCACCGTCGTTGCCGGCACTTCCTGGCCAGCATCGCCCCGCAGCTCCTCCGGGCCGTCGCGGACACGCCCGACCCGGACCTCGCCCTCAATAACCTGGAGCGCGTCACCGCGTCGCTCGGCGGGAAAGCGGTTCTGTACGAACTCTTTAGCTCGAACCCGCCGAGCCTGAAGCTGTACGTGGACATCTGCGCGAGCAGCCCGTACCTGTCGGGCATCCTGACCAACAACCCCGGGATGGCCGACGAACTGCTCGACAGCCTCGTCCTCGACCAACCGCGGACGGCCGACGAACTCCGCAGCGAACTGGCCGAGTTGCGGAAGGGGGCGAGCGACCTCGACCCGATCCTCCACAGCTTCCAGGACAAGGAACTCGTCCGCATCGGCGTCCGCGACTTGCTCGGCAAGGACACGGTCCGCCAGACGACCGCCGCCCTCAGCGACCTGGCCGACACGATCCTCAACGCCGTATTTGACCTCGTCGAACCGACCGTGCGCGCGAAGTACGGTGAGCCGACGATTGAGCCGGCCTCACCCGGGAATGGGAAGCCGGCACCGTGCCGGTACGTCGTCCTGGGGTTGGGCAAGCTGGGCGGGCGGGAGATCAGTTATCACAGCGACCTCGACCTCGTCGTCGTGTACGAAGGTGACGGGATGACCACCCGCGGCCCGGCCGAGGGCGGACCCGATTCCACCACTACCAACTTCCACTTCTTCACCGAGCTGTCCCAGCGGGCGATCAAGGCGCTCTCGCAGTCGGAGCCGCTCGGCCGGCTGTACGCCGTGGACATGCGGCTGCGGCCGACCGGGAAGTCGGGCAGTCTGGTGGTGCCGCTGGCCGAGTTCCGCCGGTACTTCGCCGGGGCTAGTTGTCAGCTCTGGGAGCGACAATCGCTCACCCGATCGCGGGCGGTCCGCGGGGCGGAAGCCTTCGCGGACGAGGTGACGCAAGCGGTTCGGGCGGCGGTCCTCGGGCGGCCGTGGGCGGCCAAGCTGGTGGACGAAATCCGGACGATGCGGGACCGCTTGGAGGCGAACGCCGGCCCGCGAAACCTCAAGCGCGGACCCGGCGGGCTCGTGGACATCGAGTTCCTGGTCCAGCTCCTCCAACTGAAATACGGCCGCGAACACCCCGAAATCCTCCGCCCAAACCTGTGGGACGCCCTCGACGCGATCGCGGCGGCCGGCCTGCTCCCGCGGGACGAGGCGGCCGCGTTGCGCGAGGGGTATTCGTTCCTGCGCATGGTCGAGGCCCGGCTGCGGATCGTGACCGACCGGCCACTCACGGAGATTCCCGAGTCCGCCGAGGACCGCGAGAAGCTCGCCCGCCGGCTCGGCTTCGACGCCCAGGGCGGGAAGTCGGCGGCCGACCGCTTCGCCGAGGCACACGCCCGCGTTGCCGCGGACGTGCGCCGACTGTACCGCACGATCACCGACCGCGAACGGACACCTTGA
- a CDS encoding metallophosphoesterase has product MTALELLPLAAGWVGHACIWTAVLNNLYGRPITKTFLKPWRAFTGLMILAYPVLVLPLVAATGFEGLGGAFGDGWTYASAGYAVVCLIVGVLVFPAITFARLARRRPAAVLSERSEVVDYRKELGPAVLGSGNWKWAAHLPLNDCFRVEYTDLELAVRGAPAAWDGLTILFISDTHFYGSPGRPYYDAVFDRLAAGPQPDLVILGGDYLDKDCYHEWIQPLFGRLTAAAGKFAVLGNHDDSHDATRVRKELEAAGCTVLGNGWREITLRGERCVVVGNESPWYRPEPDLSAAPADVFRLCVSHTPDNFYWGQRNKIGLMVCGHVHGGQIRLPVIGSIFVPSVYGRRFDQGVFAEGGLVMAVGRGLSGKEPLRFSCKPQVLRITLRPRA; this is encoded by the coding sequence ATGACGGCGCTCGAACTCCTCCCGCTCGCCGCCGGCTGGGTCGGGCACGCCTGCATCTGGACCGCCGTCCTCAACAACCTGTACGGCCGGCCAATCACCAAGACGTTTCTCAAGCCGTGGCGGGCGTTCACCGGCCTGATGATCCTCGCGTATCCCGTTCTCGTCCTCCCGCTCGTCGCCGCGACCGGGTTCGAGGGGCTAGGGGGCGCGTTCGGCGACGGGTGGACGTACGCCTCTGCCGGGTATGCGGTCGTCTGCCTGATCGTGGGCGTCCTCGTGTTCCCCGCGATCACGTTCGCCCGACTCGCCCGCCGACGACCGGCGGCGGTTCTCTCCGAACGGTCCGAGGTCGTCGACTACCGGAAAGAACTCGGCCCGGCCGTCCTCGGGTCGGGTAACTGGAAGTGGGCGGCCCACCTGCCGCTCAACGACTGCTTCCGGGTCGAGTACACCGACCTCGAACTGGCCGTCCGCGGGGCGCCGGCCGCGTGGGACGGGCTCACCATCCTGTTCATCTCGGACACGCACTTTTACGGCTCCCCGGGCCGCCCGTATTACGACGCCGTGTTCGACCGGCTCGCGGCCGGCCCGCAACCGGACCTGGTGATCCTCGGCGGCGACTACCTGGACAAGGACTGCTACCACGAGTGGATTCAGCCCCTGTTCGGCCGACTGACCGCGGCGGCCGGAAAGTTCGCGGTCCTCGGCAACCACGACGACTCGCACGACGCGACCCGCGTGCGGAAGGAACTTGAGGCGGCCGGGTGTACGGTCCTGGGCAACGGCTGGCGGGAAATCACGCTGCGGGGCGAGCGGTGCGTGGTGGTCGGAAACGAAAGCCCCTGGTACCGGCCGGAACCGGACCTGAGCGCCGCGCCCGCGGACGTGTTCCGCCTGTGCGTGAGCCACACGCCGGACAATTTTTACTGGGGCCAGCGGAACAAGATCGGCCTGATGGTCTGCGGCCACGTCCACGGCGGTCAGATCCGCTTGCCGGTGATCGGGTCGATTTTCGTACCGAGCGTCTACGGCCGGCGGTTCGACCAGGGCGTGTTCGCGGAAGGCGGGCTGGTGATGGCCGTCGGCCGCGGGTTGAGCGGGAAAGAGCCGTTGCGGTTTAGTTGCAAACCCCAAGTCCTACGAATTACGCTGCGGCCACGCGCGTGA
- a CDS encoding response regulator has translation MDSRPRFLLLGPPSGALADWLAAAEVVPVGDPAAAAELLRAGAFAAVVADPAAFARYAHELDRDEVVLAHLDEGVAVLDRAGIVTWANAATRALCPAEPVGCRLLDALAARTLAANDPDPLLAAAAANRPVSFRVFRPDQPDRPYLDVAVRPVPEVVGPPGQLVVFIRNVTPEVEQQRKLDALHQAGRELAGLDPDQLAEMNTPTRVELLKQNLRRFIRDLLHYDIIEVRLLDRRTGELKPLLEDGMTPEAARRVLFARPSGNGVTGYVAAIGRSHLISDTATDPLYIEGAHGARSSMTVPLVYQDAVIGTLNVESPRPDGFGADDLQFTELFSKEIAAALHTLDLLSAQQVTTAAQSIDAINRELALPVDDVLASAAVLLLKLGPTDPEAAAHLRRILARGEAVKDSVRKVARDMCNWPSPPDGGAAAPLLGRRVLVVDPDERMRRSAHQLLGRLGAGVETAGTAIEGLALLACATYDVVLLDIKPPDMGGYEAYRRLRDARPGTRVALTTGFGYDVAHSIVRARQDGLQYVLFKPFRQEQVVTAVLNTPPPGPLANGKPE, from the coding sequence GTGGACTCGCGACCCCGGTTCTTGTTGCTCGGCCCGCCCTCCGGGGCGCTGGCCGACTGGCTGGCCGCCGCCGAGGTAGTGCCCGTCGGCGACCCGGCCGCGGCCGCGGAACTGCTCCGGGCGGGCGCGTTCGCGGCCGTCGTCGCTGACCCGGCCGCGTTCGCCCGGTACGCCCACGAACTGGACCGAGACGAAGTCGTCCTCGCTCACCTGGACGAAGGCGTCGCCGTCCTCGACCGGGCCGGCATTGTGACCTGGGCGAACGCGGCGACCCGGGCGCTCTGCCCGGCCGAACCCGTCGGCTGCCGCCTGCTCGACGCCCTCGCCGCCCGCACCCTCGCGGCCAACGACCCCGACCCGCTGCTCGCCGCCGCCGCCGCCAACCGGCCCGTCTCCTTTCGCGTCTTCCGCCCGGACCAGCCCGACCGGCCGTACCTCGACGTGGCCGTCCGCCCGGTCCCGGAGGTCGTCGGCCCGCCCGGACAGCTCGTCGTCTTCATCCGTAACGTCACCCCCGAGGTCGAACAGCAGCGGAAACTGGACGCGCTCCACCAGGCCGGCCGCGAACTCGCCGGGCTCGACCCGGACCAGCTCGCCGAGATGAACACCCCGACCCGGGTCGAGCTGCTCAAGCAGAACCTTCGGCGGTTCATCCGCGACCTCCTCCACTACGACATCATCGAAGTCCGCCTGCTCGACCGGCGGACCGGGGAACTCAAGCCGCTGCTCGAAGACGGGATGACTCCGGAGGCCGCCCGCCGGGTGCTGTTCGCGCGGCCGTCCGGGAACGGCGTCACCGGGTACGTGGCCGCCATCGGCCGCAGCCACCTCATTTCGGACACGGCCACCGACCCGCTCTACATCGAAGGCGCCCACGGCGCCCGCAGCTCGATGACCGTCCCCCTGGTCTACCAGGACGCGGTCATCGGCACGCTCAATGTCGAGAGCCCGCGGCCCGACGGGTTCGGGGCCGACGACCTCCAGTTCACCGAACTCTTCAGCAAGGAAATCGCGGCCGCCCTGCACACCCTCGACCTACTCAGCGCCCAGCAGGTAACGACGGCCGCCCAGTCGATCGACGCGATCAACCGGGAACTCGCGCTGCCGGTCGACGACGTCCTGGCGAGCGCGGCCGTCCTGCTCCTCAAACTCGGCCCGACCGACCCCGAGGCGGCCGCCCATCTGCGGCGCATCCTCGCCCGCGGGGAGGCGGTCAAGGACAGCGTGCGCAAGGTCGCCCGGGACATGTGCAACTGGCCGTCGCCACCGGACGGGGGGGCGGCAGCCCCGCTCCTCGGCCGGCGCGTGTTGGTCGTCGACCCCGACGAACGAATGCGGCGGTCGGCTCACCAGCTGCTCGGCCGGCTCGGGGCCGGGGTGGAGACGGCGGGGACGGCGATCGAGGGGCTGGCCCTGTTGGCGTGCGCGACATACGATGTCGTTCTGCTCGACATCAAGCCCCCGGACATGGGCGGGTACGAGGCGTACCGGCGGCTCCGCGACGCCCGTCCAGGAACGCGGGTGGCCCTGACCACCGGGTTCGGGTACGACGTGGCCCACTCGATCGTCCGGGCCCGGCAAGACGGCCTGCAGTACGTCCTGTTCAAGCCGTTCCGCCAGGAGCAAGTCGTGACCGCGGTCCTCAACACGCCCCCGCCCGGCCCGCTCGCGAACGGAAAGCCGGAATGA
- a CDS encoding DUF6882 domain-containing protein, translating to MTDAEFEAFVASSKRDLERKQLALTRQYGFGLHARWDYDQDTESLRFSDADGRVRVEAGAINIGSFSFKSQTWMWAWAKPSIPEESRTHSARLRELFDVTGMEAFRSESFEADTAMAWEVAAMSVAHLEAAGCYRGPAGELSVFLVIQTIRSLEPKE from the coding sequence ATGACGGACGCTGAATTCGAGGCGTTTGTCGCTTCGAGTAAACGTGACTTGGAGCGTAAACAACTTGCCCTAACGAGGCAGTATGGCTTCGGTCTTCACGCCCGCTGGGACTACGATCAGGACACCGAATCACTCCGGTTCTCGGACGCCGACGGTCGCGTCCGTGTTGAGGCTGGAGCCATCAATATCGGCAGCTTTTCTTTCAAGAGCCAGACGTGGATGTGGGCGTGGGCCAAGCCGTCGATTCCCGAGGAATCGCGAACTCATTCGGCTCGGCTTCGCGAACTGTTCGACGTAACCGGAATGGAAGCGTTCCGCTCGGAGTCATTTGAAGCCGATACAGCCATGGCGTGGGAGGTGGCCGCAATGTCCGTGGCCCATCTTGAGGCGGCCGGGTGCTATCGCGGCCCGGCGGGGGAGTTGTCGGTATTCCTGGTGATTCAAACGATCCGTTCTTTGGAGCCGAAAGAGTAG
- a CDS encoding c-type cytochrome domain-containing protein, producing the protein MRRLFRFLAPVVALLAYVPAALADAKKPTFDEDVVPVLKQHCMGCHGNDKQKGGLNVATFAAAMQGGSSGAVVIPGDPDKSRLYALTAHKEEPKMPPNAARIPEAQLEILRLWIEQGGRENTGSKAVVSAKPKVDIGLKSVGKGKPEGPPPMPQPGALKADPVTVNRRPNAVLALAASPWAPLLAVGGQKQIILYHADTGDLLGVLPFEHGQINSLKFSRNAKFLLAAGGRGGASGRAVLYNIETGAKVTEVGASETDAILAADISADQTMIAVGTPTRMIRIYSIADGSVLNSIKKHTDWVTAVEFSPDGVLLATGDRNGGLFVWEANTAREFHTLRGHTAMITDVSWRADSNVVASASEDGTVRLWEMENGGQIKNWAAHPGGVESVRVAHDGRVVSTGRDKLTKLWDGNGGLQKQFEAFADLGLRVAVTHDGGKVVGGDWSGALKVWAAADAKTVAVLDTNPLPLADQVKQTEAVVAAAEAKAKGANDVYAAAAAKAKMAVEAYAATQANATKVSTELAVATKATADATAAATATTPQVTTAKAEMDKWATAVAAATNKMSAYDVTVPATVEAAKKVQDASAKAPQNPDLAAAAKTFATLVQQQQNEVALAKKVVTDAVAAHKVAADKHAALVKVVNDNQTTAAEAQKKAAVLQPMVKPATDAVAPAKTAADAANAAVAPVKAAADAANAELAAAKAKLDRLKGVKKVAAK; encoded by the coding sequence ATGCGCCGACTGTTCCGATTCCTCGCCCCCGTAGTCGCCCTGTTGGCTTACGTGCCCGCCGCCCTGGCGGACGCCAAGAAGCCGACGTTCGACGAGGACGTGGTCCCGGTGCTGAAGCAGCACTGCATGGGGTGTCACGGTAACGATAAACAAAAAGGCGGCCTGAACGTCGCCACGTTCGCGGCCGCCATGCAGGGCGGGTCGTCGGGCGCCGTCGTCATCCCCGGCGACCCGGACAAGTCCCGGCTGTACGCGCTGACGGCCCACAAGGAAGAGCCGAAGATGCCGCCGAATGCGGCTCGCATTCCGGAGGCCCAGCTCGAAATCCTCCGCCTCTGGATCGAGCAGGGCGGCCGCGAGAACACCGGGAGCAAGGCGGTCGTCTCCGCCAAGCCGAAGGTCGACATCGGCCTCAAGAGCGTGGGCAAGGGTAAGCCTGAAGGCCCGCCGCCGATGCCGCAACCGGGCGCGCTCAAGGCCGACCCCGTGACCGTCAACCGCCGGCCGAACGCCGTCCTCGCGCTGGCCGCCAGCCCGTGGGCTCCGCTCCTGGCCGTCGGTGGGCAGAAGCAAATCATCCTTTACCACGCGGACACCGGCGACCTGCTCGGCGTCCTCCCGTTTGAACACGGCCAGATCAACAGCCTGAAGTTCTCGCGGAACGCCAAGTTCCTCCTGGCCGCCGGTGGCCGGGGCGGCGCATCGGGCCGGGCCGTCCTTTACAACATTGAGACCGGGGCCAAGGTCACGGAAGTCGGCGCCAGTGAGACCGACGCCATCCTCGCCGCCGACATCTCGGCCGACCAGACCATGATCGCCGTCGGTACGCCGACGCGGATGATCCGTATTTACTCGATCGCCGACGGGTCGGTCCTCAACTCGATCAAGAAGCACACCGACTGGGTGACGGCCGTTGAATTCAGCCCGGACGGCGTGCTGCTCGCCACCGGCGACCGCAACGGCGGCCTGTTCGTCTGGGAAGCGAATACCGCCCGCGAGTTCCACACCCTCCGCGGCCACACGGCCATGATCACCGATGTCTCCTGGCGGGCCGACTCGAACGTCGTCGCCTCGGCCAGCGAGGACGGGACCGTCCGCCTGTGGGAGATGGAGAACGGCGGCCAGATCAAGAACTGGGCCGCGCACCCGGGCGGCGTCGAGTCCGTCCGCGTCGCCCACGACGGCCGGGTCGTTTCGACGGGTCGCGACAAGCTGACCAAGCTGTGGGACGGAAACGGTGGTCTTCAGAAACAGTTCGAGGCGTTCGCCGACCTCGGCCTACGGGTTGCCGTGACTCACGACGGCGGCAAGGTGGTCGGCGGGGACTGGTCCGGCGCCCTCAAGGTGTGGGCCGCGGCCGACGCCAAGACCGTCGCCGTGCTGGACACCAACCCGCTCCCGCTCGCCGATCAGGTGAAACAGACCGAGGCCGTGGTCGCCGCGGCCGAGGCGAAAGCAAAGGGCGCGAACGACGTGTACGCGGCGGCGGCCGCCAAGGCAAAGATGGCGGTCGAAGCCTACGCCGCGACCCAGGCAAATGCCACCAAGGTATCGACCGAACTGGCCGTCGCGACCAAGGCCACGGCCGACGCGACCGCGGCCGCGACCGCCACGACCCCGCAGGTCACGACGGCCAAGGCGGAGATGGACAAGTGGGCGACCGCGGTGGCCGCGGCCACGAACAAGATGTCGGCCTACGACGTCACCGTCCCGGCCACGGTCGAGGCCGCCAAGAAGGTGCAGGACGCGTCAGCTAAAGCCCCGCAAAACCCCGACCTGGCGGCGGCCGCCAAGACGTTCGCGACCCTCGTGCAGCAACAGCAGAACGAGGTCGCGCTCGCCAAGAAGGTCGTCACCGACGCGGTCGCCGCGCACAAGGTGGCGGCCGACAAGCACGCGGCCCTGGTCAAGGTGGTGAACGACAACCAGACGACAGCTGCCGAGGCCCAGAAGAAGGCGGCCGTCCTTCAGCCGATGGTCAAGCCGGCGACCGACGCGGTCGCCCCGGCGAAAACCGCAGCCGATGCCGCCAACGCCGCGGTCGCCCCGGTCAAAGCGGCGGCCGACGCCGCCAACGCTGAACTGGCTGCCGCCAAGGCGAAACTCGACCGCCTGAAGGGCGTGAAGAAGGTCGCCGCGAAGTAA
- the tnpA gene encoding IS200/IS605 family transposase: MARTYTRLLYHIVFSTKNREPLIEESWMTDLYSLIGEIVRNRGGELLAGGGISDHIHLLVRIPANYAVSEIVRDVKAVSSGWRHECGDTVFGWQNGYGAFTVSASKAETVTAYIARQQEHHLVQSYQDEFIELLRRHEIEFDVCGLWD, from the coding sequence GTGGCCCGGACGTACACCCGCCTGCTGTACCACATAGTGTTCAGCACGAAGAACCGCGAGCCGCTGATCGAAGAGTCGTGGATGACAGACCTGTATTCATTAATCGGCGAAATCGTGCGGAACCGCGGAGGGGAATTGTTGGCAGGCGGTGGGATCTCGGACCACATTCACCTGCTGGTCCGGATACCCGCGAATTACGCGGTGTCCGAAATCGTTCGCGATGTGAAAGCCGTATCATCCGGCTGGCGTCACGAATGCGGCGATACGGTATTCGGGTGGCAAAACGGATACGGCGCCTTTACGGTCAGCGCGTCGAAGGCTGAAACGGTCACGGCCTACATCGCCCGCCAACAAGAACACCACCTGGTACAGTCCTACCAGGATGAGTTTATCGAGTTGCTCCGCCGTCATGAGATTGAGTTCGACGTTTGTGGTTTGTGGGATTGA